In Geotalea uraniireducens, one genomic interval encodes:
- the rlmD gene encoding 23S rRNA (uracil(1939)-C(5))-methyltransferase RlmD: protein MNDPLVRIESLAYGAAGFGRLDGKACFVPFTAPGDLVRIKVEQTKPSYLNGTMLELLEASPLRIPPPCPIFGQCGGCTWQHLDYDAQLTAKRAICTETLWRFGRVEPELIRPVLAGAPYAYRSRAQFKVRWSNGKLHIGFYRRGSHFVIDLPGTCAICRPAVNQTITELRTLLNNGFPEPDRIPQLDVAVGDNDRALVIIHYIGNDQENVRRFFAARRGEIPSVDGLHLQCGRKESISTVWGTELVSYRVPADLLPGSPETTLVVSRGGFSQVNHHQNLCLIQQVYQMAELGPAHRFLDLFCGNGNLTLPLARYGAGAVGIEEYAPSLDDAHLSARENGIAGVEFRAIDAASGLRRLVADGENFPVVILDPPRTGARETIEAIASLAPKRVVYVSCDPTTLGRDLGLFAKHNYAVIACQPVDMFPQTYHIENVTLLEKSP, encoded by the coding sequence ATGAATGATCCGCTCGTCAGAATTGAATCTCTCGCATACGGGGCAGCCGGATTCGGCCGACTGGACGGCAAGGCGTGCTTCGTCCCGTTCACTGCTCCCGGCGATCTTGTCCGCATCAAAGTTGAGCAGACAAAACCATCCTACCTGAACGGAACGATGCTGGAATTGCTCGAAGCATCCCCTCTGCGGATTCCGCCACCGTGTCCCATCTTCGGCCAGTGCGGCGGCTGTACATGGCAACATCTCGACTATGACGCCCAGCTAACCGCCAAGAGGGCAATCTGTACCGAAACACTCTGGCGATTCGGGCGGGTCGAGCCGGAACTGATCAGACCGGTGCTCGCCGGAGCCCCTTACGCTTACCGCTCCCGCGCACAGTTCAAGGTTCGCTGGAGTAACGGCAAACTCCATATCGGCTTCTATCGCCGCGGCAGCCACTTTGTCATCGACCTTCCTGGCACCTGCGCCATCTGCCGGCCGGCTGTCAACCAAACCATCACCGAACTTCGCACCCTCCTCAATAACGGTTTCCCGGAACCGGACAGGATTCCCCAGCTGGACGTGGCAGTTGGCGATAACGATCGGGCACTGGTCATCATCCACTATATCGGTAACGATCAGGAAAACGTCCGCCGTTTCTTTGCCGCACGACGGGGGGAGATTCCTTCGGTGGACGGTCTGCACCTGCAATGCGGCCGCAAGGAGTCCATCAGCACGGTCTGGGGTACAGAACTGGTCAGCTATCGGGTTCCGGCCGACCTCCTGCCCGGCAGTCCAGAGACGACACTCGTCGTTAGCAGGGGGGGGTTCTCGCAGGTCAACCATCACCAGAATCTTTGCCTCATCCAACAGGTCTACCAAATGGCCGAACTGGGACCTGCGCACCGCTTTCTGGACCTATTCTGCGGCAACGGCAACCTGACTCTGCCATTAGCACGCTACGGAGCGGGCGCTGTCGGCATCGAAGAATATGCTCCCTCACTCGATGATGCCCATCTAAGCGCCAGGGAAAACGGAATTGCCGGGGTCGAGTTCCGTGCCATCGACGCCGCTTCCGGCCTTCGTCGTCTGGTAGCGGACGGAGAGAACTTCCCGGTGGTTATCCTCGATCCACCGCGGACCGGAGCGCGGGAAACGATAGAGGCAATTGCGTCTCTTGCCCCGAAGCGAGTAGTTTACGTCTCATGCGATCCGACAACCCTCGGCCGTGATCTGGGGCTTTTTGCCAAGCACAATTACGCAGTTATCGCCTGCCAGCCGGTCGACATGTTTCCCCAGACATACCACATTGAAAACGTTACACTCCTTGAAAAATCCCCGTAA
- a CDS encoding indolepyruvate oxidoreductase subunit beta — MTTTTVTNILLVGVGGQGTLLAAEVMSEALMAAGYDVKKSEIHGMSQRGGSVVSHVRFGQVVHSPIICEGDADIIFGFELLEAYRCLSFLKPNGTVIANDLRIPPPSVLLGKEPYPGGLAERIKASGAELILVDGLKLATEAGNPKAANTVLLGALSQRLDIDERYWQAALEKMVPAKALAVNQKAFQFGRAI, encoded by the coding sequence ATGACTACGACTACCGTTACGAATATTCTCCTGGTCGGTGTCGGCGGGCAGGGGACCCTCCTGGCTGCCGAGGTGATGTCCGAAGCGCTGATGGCTGCGGGCTACGACGTCAAAAAGAGTGAAATCCATGGGATGTCCCAGCGGGGCGGCAGTGTGGTTTCCCATGTCCGGTTCGGCCAGGTTGTCCATTCGCCGATCATCTGCGAGGGGGATGCCGACATTATCTTCGGCTTCGAACTGCTTGAAGCATACCGTTGTCTGTCGTTTCTGAAACCGAACGGAACAGTGATCGCCAACGACCTGCGCATCCCGCCACCTTCAGTACTGCTTGGCAAAGAACCGTATCCGGGAGGTCTGGCCGAACGGATCAAGGCAAGCGGCGCGGAACTGATCCTGGTTGACGGGTTGAAACTGGCGACGGAAGCCGGCAACCCCAAAGCGGCCAACACGGTTCTGCTCGGAGCCCTCTCGCAGCGACTCGACATCGACGAGCGATACTGGCAGGCTGCCTTGGAAAAGATGGTCCCGGCAAAGGCGCTGGCGGTCAACCAGAAGGCGTTCCAGTTCGGCAGGGCTATCTGA
- a CDS encoding HU family DNA-binding protein, with protein sequence MNKSELIERLAAEKGLTYKKAEEIVNIVFDSMTAAMVREERIEIRGFGSFVVKDYKAYTGRNPKTGEPIKVKPKKLPFFKVGKELKERVDGQA encoded by the coding sequence ATGAACAAGTCGGAACTGATCGAGAGACTGGCTGCGGAAAAAGGGCTGACCTACAAAAAGGCCGAGGAGATTGTCAATATCGTCTTTGATTCGATGACAGCGGCAATGGTCCGTGAAGAACGGATCGAAATCCGCGGCTTCGGCAGCTTTGTCGTCAAGGATTACAAGGCCTATACCGGCAGGAACCCCAAAACCGGCGAACCAATCAAGGTTAAACCGAAGAAACTCCCATTCTTCAAGGTTGGCAAGGAACTTAAGGAACGAGTCGACGGACAAGCCTGA
- the iorA gene encoding indolepyruvate ferredoxin oxidoreductase subunit alpha, with product MKEMLSGNEAIARGAYEAGIKVASAYPGTPSTEILENIVQYKEIDASWAPNEKVALEVGIGASFGGARALVAMKHVGVNVAADPLFTLAYTGVKGGLVFVTADDPELHSSQNEQDNRNYARFAKVPMLEPADSQECKDFTRLAVEISEQFDTPVMLRTTTRISHSKSVVTLGEPAGGLPAPALERNPAKYVMLPGNARIRHRFVEERTDRLADFGETLAINRVEMRSTEIGVITVGVAYQYVREVLPEASVLKLGMVWPLPAGLIRRFAAQVDKLYVVEELDPFIEDQVKAMGIPAIGKEIIPICGELTPAILRTAFNLPQTATTEPERLPGRPPNMCPGCPHRGVFYTLNSLKAYVTGDIGCYTLGFMPPLSAMDTCVCMGASIGNATGITKVVSPEERQKVVAVIGDSTFLHSGITGLLDMVYNKAPATVVILDNRITAMTGRQENPASGYTLMGEETFQVDLAQLCNTLGVQHVRTVDPYDLADTKRVLQEEMARPEPSVVITQRPCVLIKREGAFERGESQAVDFEICSGCKACLKLGCPAIIWQPSEGERGKAMIDPLLCTGCEVCAQLCKFSAIKALR from the coding sequence ATGAAGGAAATGCTCTCCGGCAACGAAGCTATCGCCCGCGGCGCCTACGAGGCTGGCATCAAGGTCGCCAGCGCCTATCCGGGAACCCCATCCACCGAAATCCTTGAAAATATCGTTCAGTACAAAGAGATCGACGCTTCTTGGGCGCCAAACGAGAAAGTCGCCCTCGAAGTGGGGATCGGCGCATCGTTCGGCGGCGCCCGGGCGCTGGTCGCCATGAAGCACGTCGGGGTAAACGTCGCGGCAGACCCGCTCTTCACCCTAGCCTATACCGGGGTGAAAGGGGGGCTGGTTTTCGTGACCGCCGACGACCCCGAACTCCACTCCTCGCAAAACGAGCAGGACAACCGGAATTATGCCCGTTTTGCCAAAGTGCCGATGCTGGAACCGGCCGATTCCCAGGAATGCAAGGATTTTACCCGCCTAGCGGTGGAAATATCTGAGCAATTCGACACCCCGGTAATGCTTCGGACGACCACCCGCATTTCCCACAGCAAGTCGGTAGTAACGCTCGGTGAGCCGGCTGGCGGGCTTCCCGCGCCAGCTCTGGAGCGCAATCCCGCCAAGTACGTGATGCTGCCGGGCAACGCCCGGATCAGACACCGCTTTGTCGAGGAACGAACCGACCGCCTTGCCGATTTTGGCGAGACCTTGGCGATTAACCGCGTGGAGATGCGCAGCACCGAGATCGGGGTTATTACCGTCGGCGTCGCTTACCAGTATGTTCGTGAAGTGCTCCCCGAGGCCTCGGTACTGAAACTCGGCATGGTCTGGCCGTTGCCCGCGGGATTGATTCGCCGGTTTGCCGCCCAGGTTGACAAACTGTATGTGGTAGAAGAGCTCGACCCGTTCATTGAGGACCAAGTCAAAGCAATGGGAATCCCGGCCATCGGCAAGGAGATCATTCCGATCTGCGGAGAGCTTACCCCAGCCATCCTCCGGACCGCCTTCAATCTCCCCCAGACGGCCACAACGGAACCGGAGCGACTTCCGGGCCGCCCCCCCAACATGTGCCCCGGCTGCCCCCATCGCGGCGTTTTTTATACCCTCAACAGCCTCAAGGCTTACGTGACGGGTGACATCGGCTGTTACACCCTCGGCTTCATGCCGCCGCTGTCGGCCATGGACACCTGTGTTTGCATGGGGGCCAGCATCGGTAACGCCACCGGCATCACCAAAGTGGTTTCGCCGGAAGAACGGCAAAAGGTCGTGGCGGTCATCGGCGACTCGACGTTCCTTCATTCCGGAATCACCGGCCTGCTCGACATGGTTTACAACAAGGCGCCCGCGACGGTGGTCATTCTCGACAATCGCATCACCGCCATGACCGGCCGGCAGGAAAATCCGGCATCGGGGTACACCCTGATGGGCGAAGAGACGTTTCAGGTCGATCTTGCCCAGCTCTGCAATACTCTTGGTGTGCAGCACGTCCGGACGGTCGATCCGTATGATCTTGCCGACACCAAGCGGGTCCTCCAGGAAGAGATGGCCCGGCCGGAGCCGTCCGTGGTCATCACCCAGCGGCCATGCGTACTGATCAAACGGGAAGGGGCATTCGAACGCGGAGAATCCCAGGCCGTTGATTTCGAAATCTGCAGCGGTTGCAAAGCCTGCCTCAAGCTCGGTTGTCCGGCCATTATCTGGCAACCGAGCGAAGGAGAGCGCGGCAAAGCGATGATCGATCCCCTGCTCTGCACCGGCTGCGAGGTCTGTGCGCAATTGTGCAAATTCTCTGCAATCAAGGCACTACGATGA
- a CDS encoding cytochrome C encodes MKGVLCWSVVAALLIAQFAVAEEASLERGKALFENTKLGNNGKSCATCHPGGKKLEWAATSYDDAKLVSIINRCIKGSLKGEPLDPESIDMKSLAMYIKTFSGPGN; translated from the coding sequence ATGAAAGGTGTGCTTTGCTGGTCGGTTGTGGCAGCGTTGCTCATCGCGCAGTTCGCGGTTGCTGAAGAAGCATCCTTGGAACGAGGGAAGGCGTTGTTCGAGAATACCAAGCTCGGTAACAACGGAAAGAGCTGTGCCACCTGCCATCCGGGGGGGAAAAAACTAGAATGGGCAGCCACGTCATACGATGACGCCAAGCTGGTGTCAATCATCAATCGATGTATCAAGGGGTCTTTGAAGGGCGAGCCGCTGGACCCCGAATCGATCGACATGAAGTCACTGGCCATGTATATCAAGACATTCAGCGGGCCTGGCAACTGA
- a CDS encoding Na/Pi cotransporter family protein gives MPLQYILEALGGLGLFILGMKTMSEGLQKLAGDRFRRLLERVAGNRLTAALLGTTLSSLLQSSSAAGIITISFVNAGLVSLYQALGILLGTGIGTTLAVQFIAFKITSLALPAIFLGVALKYFGRRRRWVNAGELLLGAGLLFLGLRVMESNLLPLQQSSVIFNSDTYFISKRLTAVLLGAFLTFLVQSSSAAIGIVMALVGSGLVSFDSGAAMVIGEVLGTSCITAIASIGGTLEAKRTVLFYFLINLFAVSAVMLFFPSYLKLVETISPADIASPSAVSRVLANAHTLFNTLNACIFLPLIGFFARSAPAILPGREQSTSVERRSVFIDSRVLNTPPIAIMQARNELRRMGEITRAMYSELVEQFFRFDARRSTGIAQKEATIDILQRDISDFLVSLSRRTLSTKDTLGIPVMLQTVSDLEHIGDQSEAILSYLRRKKEEKLLFSGTAMSDIRSLARKVEDFVRLATESLDSLTDMPLTDSRELHDEIVAMGETMQNAHIQRLASGKCNVRAGIIYSDMIMAFTKIADSCYNIIETTKEFA, from the coding sequence ATGCCTCTGCAGTACATCCTCGAGGCGCTTGGCGGGCTGGGGCTGTTCATTCTTGGCATGAAAACGATGTCGGAGGGGCTGCAAAAGCTCGCCGGCGATCGTTTTCGCCGTCTACTCGAGCGCGTTGCCGGCAATCGGCTGACTGCCGCACTTCTGGGGACGACCCTCTCTTCTCTGCTTCAATCAAGCAGCGCTGCCGGGATCATTACCATCAGCTTCGTCAATGCCGGTCTCGTCTCACTCTACCAGGCCCTCGGTATTCTGCTTGGGACCGGCATCGGCACGACTCTCGCCGTCCAGTTCATCGCCTTTAAAATCACCTCTCTAGCCCTGCCGGCAATCTTTCTCGGCGTTGCCCTCAAATATTTCGGCCGCCGCCGGCGCTGGGTAAACGCCGGCGAACTCCTGCTCGGCGCCGGTCTGCTGTTTCTTGGCCTGCGGGTAATGGAATCAAACCTTCTCCCCCTGCAGCAAAGCTCTGTTATTTTCAATAGCGATACGTATTTCATCTCAAAACGGCTCACCGCCGTATTGTTGGGGGCATTTCTCACCTTCCTCGTCCAGTCGAGCAGCGCCGCCATCGGCATCGTTATGGCGCTGGTTGGCAGCGGGCTGGTATCGTTTGATAGCGGCGCGGCGATGGTCATCGGCGAGGTGCTTGGCACTTCGTGTATCACGGCGATTGCCTCGATTGGCGGCACCCTGGAAGCGAAAAGAACCGTTCTCTTCTATTTCCTGATCAACCTTTTCGCCGTTTCAGCGGTAATGCTCTTTTTCCCGTCCTACCTCAAACTGGTCGAAACGATTTCGCCGGCCGACATCGCATCACCATCAGCAGTATCGCGTGTTCTGGCCAACGCCCATACTTTGTTTAACACCCTCAATGCCTGCATATTCCTGCCATTGATCGGTTTTTTCGCCCGCTCCGCACCGGCCATCCTCCCGGGGCGGGAACAATCGACGAGCGTCGAACGGAGATCAGTCTTTATCGACAGCAGGGTGCTCAACACTCCGCCCATCGCTATTATGCAGGCTCGCAACGAATTGCGACGGATGGGGGAAATCACCCGCGCCATGTACAGCGAACTGGTCGAGCAGTTTTTCCGTTTCGACGCCCGGCGATCAACCGGTATCGCCCAGAAAGAAGCGACTATCGACATATTGCAGCGGGATATTTCCGATTTTCTGGTCAGCCTTTCCCGCCGGACACTTTCGACCAAAGACACCCTGGGAATCCCCGTCATGCTCCAGACGGTGAGCGATCTGGAGCATATCGGCGATCAGAGCGAGGCTATCCTGAGCTATCTGCGGCGCAAGAAGGAAGAAAAGCTGCTGTTTTCTGGTACGGCCATGTCTGATATCCGGTCCCTGGCGCGCAAGGTTGAGGATTTCGTGCGACTGGCAACTGAATCCCTCGACAGCCTGACCGACATGCCGCTGACCGATTCCCGTGAATTGCACGACGAAATCGTCGCGATGGGTGAAACGATGCAAAACGCCCATATCCAACGTCTGGCAAGCGGCAAGTGCAACGTCCGGGCAGGCATCATCTATTCCGACATGATCATGGCCTTTACCAAGATTGCCGATTCCTGCTACAACATCATCGAAACAACCAAGGAGTTTGCCTGA
- a CDS encoding ACT domain-containing protein codes for MKVEQISIFIENKSGRLAEITRILGESGVNIRALSLADTSDFGILRLIVNDRETAKRVLKEKGFTVSKTEVVAVEVPDCPGGLAQILQTLDKQAINVEYMYAFVERCGENAVIIFRFDETDKAIQTLLDNGFNVLAGERLYAM; via the coding sequence ATGAAAGTTGAGCAGATATCCATTTTCATAGAGAACAAATCGGGGCGGCTGGCGGAAATCACCCGCATCCTCGGCGAGTCCGGCGTCAACATCCGCGCCCTCTCGCTGGCCGACACCTCAGACTTCGGCATCCTGCGGCTCATCGTCAATGATCGCGAGACGGCGAAACGGGTCCTGAAAGAAAAAGGCTTTACCGTCAGCAAGACCGAAGTGGTGGCCGTGGAAGTTCCCGACTGCCCCGGCGGTCTCGCCCAAATCCTCCAGACCCTGGACAAACAGGCAATCAACGTCGAATACATGTATGCCTTCGTCGAACGGTGCGGTGAAAATGCCGTGATCATCTTCCGCTTCGACGAGACCGACAAAGCGATTCAGACCTTGCTGGATAATGGCTTTAACGTATTGGCGGGCGAACGGCTCTACGCAATGTAA
- a CDS encoding exopolyphosphatase, which translates to MPAPFAAIDLGTNTARLLIGTTDGKTVVHLALERRITRLGGGFTRDAGISPAAWQRSLAALSDFAAAMKRAGVTRLRAVATSAVRDAVNGEDFRNDVRNKTGITLEIIDGREEGLLTLNGVLSGLEPVAPRVFVFDVGGGSTEYTLAEGVTPLFTASLPLGVVRLTEGKHADPDAMVGKIERELSALQERLSKDGFRASRAGTTLVGTAGTATTLAAISRKLPVYDHRLVNNTVLSQREIAAIYDMLLPLSPEERLKVPGMEKGREDLIIAGTLLTLKTMEIFAFDQLTVSDFGLLEGVLLSMAE; encoded by the coding sequence ATGCCCGCACCATTTGCCGCCATCGATCTCGGTACCAACACCGCCCGGTTATTGATCGGCACAACCGATGGAAAAACCGTGGTTCATCTTGCTCTTGAGCGGCGCATCACTCGGCTCGGCGGAGGATTCACCAGGGACGCCGGAATATCGCCTGCCGCCTGGCAACGATCGCTGGCGGCCCTGAGCGATTTTGCCGCGGCCATGAAGCGGGCAGGGGTCACCCGATTGCGGGCGGTAGCGACCAGTGCCGTACGTGATGCGGTCAACGGTGAAGATTTTCGTAACGACGTGCGGAACAAGACCGGCATAACTCTGGAGATTATCGATGGGAGGGAAGAAGGGTTACTGACTCTCAACGGGGTTCTTTCCGGCCTTGAACCAGTGGCCCCTCGGGTCTTTGTTTTCGACGTCGGGGGAGGGAGTACCGAATATACCTTGGCGGAAGGGGTAACACCGCTGTTCACGGCAAGCCTACCCCTCGGCGTAGTCAGACTCACCGAAGGTAAACATGCCGATCCCGACGCCATGGTCGGTAAGATTGAGCGAGAACTGTCCGCTCTGCAGGAGCGATTATCGAAAGACGGGTTTCGCGCCAGCCGGGCAGGAACGACCCTGGTCGGCACGGCTGGCACGGCAACAACGCTGGCGGCCATCAGTCGGAAATTGCCAGTCTACGACCATCGTCTCGTCAACAATACCGTGCTCTCCCAACGAGAAATAGCGGCAATTTATGATATGTTGCTCCCACTCTCCCCTGAAGAACGGCTCAAGGTCCCGGGCATGGAGAAGGGGAGGGAGGACCTGATCATCGCCGGAACCCTTTTGACCTTGAAAACTATGGAGATTTTTGCTTTTGACCAGTTGACCGTCAGTGATTTCGGGCTGCTCGAAGGCGTTTTGTTATCAATGGCGGAATGA
- a CDS encoding phenylacetate--CoA ligase — MMFNEEFESLPRPALEALQLKRLQATVARVHASVPFYRQALAKAGIGPTDIKSLADLARLPFTLKQDMRDSYPYGLFATPLDDIVRIHASSGTTGKPTVVGYTRKDIDTWSELMARSFAAAGVHRGDIIHNAYGYGLFTGGLGAHYGAERLGASVIPMSGGNTKKQIMIMKDFGSTVLTCTPSYSLFMAEAAREEGIDFRGLKLQVGIFGAEPWSEAMRGEIEEKLNLCAIDIYGLSEIMGPGVAIECREAKKGLHIWEDHFIPEIIDPESGEVLPEGEKGELVITTITKEGIPLIRYRTRDITSITYEPCACGRTHARIARMTGRSDDMLIVRGVNVFPSQIESILMGIEGVEPHYQLIVERKENLDTLEVQVEVNEGLFSDEIKHLQALAHHIEKEIKDLLGVTCKARLVEPQTIARSEGKAKRVIDNRQLG; from the coding sequence ATGATGTTCAATGAAGAATTCGAATCCCTCCCTCGACCGGCTTTGGAAGCACTCCAGCTCAAGCGCCTCCAGGCAACCGTTGCCAGAGTTCACGCTTCGGTGCCCTTTTACCGGCAAGCCCTGGCAAAGGCCGGCATCGGCCCGACCGATATCAAATCCCTCGCTGACCTCGCTCGACTCCCTTTCACGCTCAAACAAGACATGCGGGACAGTTATCCCTACGGGCTCTTCGCCACCCCGCTCGATGACATCGTCCGTATCCACGCCTCCTCCGGCACGACCGGCAAGCCGACGGTTGTCGGTTACACCCGCAAGGACATCGATACCTGGTCGGAATTGATGGCCCGCTCGTTCGCCGCCGCCGGGGTCCACAGAGGGGATATTATCCATAACGCTTACGGTTACGGGCTGTTCACCGGCGGGCTCGGCGCCCATTACGGCGCCGAGCGCCTCGGGGCGTCGGTAATTCCGATGTCGGGAGGAAACACCAAGAAGCAGATCATGATCATGAAGGATTTCGGCTCCACCGTCCTGACCTGTACCCCTTCATATTCGCTCTTTATGGCGGAAGCCGCCCGGGAAGAAGGAATAGACTTCCGCGGACTGAAACTGCAGGTCGGCATTTTCGGCGCCGAACCCTGGTCGGAAGCGATGCGGGGAGAGATCGAAGAGAAGCTGAATCTCTGTGCCATCGACATCTACGGGTTGTCCGAAATCATGGGTCCCGGCGTCGCCATCGAATGCCGCGAAGCCAAGAAGGGGCTGCATATCTGGGAAGATCATTTCATTCCCGAAATTATCGATCCCGAATCGGGAGAGGTCCTGCCAGAGGGAGAAAAGGGCGAACTGGTGATCACCACCATCACCAAGGAAGGGATTCCGCTCATTCGCTATCGCACCCGCGACATCACCAGCATCACGTACGAACCGTGTGCCTGCGGGCGGACCCATGCCCGGATTGCCCGGATGACCGGCCGCAGCGACGACATGCTGATCGTCCGCGGCGTCAACGTCTTCCCGTCCCAGATCGAGTCAATCCTGATGGGGATCGAGGGGGTAGAGCCCCACTACCAGCTGATCGTCGAGCGAAAGGAAAACCTCGATACCCTGGAGGTCCAGGTAGAAGTCAACGAAGGGCTCTTTTCCGACGAAATCAAGCATCTGCAGGCGTTGGCACACCACATCGAAAAAGAGATCAAGGATCTGCTCGGCGTTACCTGCAAGGCGCGTCTCGTTGAACCACAGACCATCGCCCGCAGCGAAGGCAAAGCAAAGAGAGTTATCGACAACCGCCAGCTCGGTTGA
- a CDS encoding tetratricopeptide repeat protein, with protein sequence MFLKKFFRKDAASCVEKGEKLLAAGRYAEARSIFEDARQCIETDSPGSVGMATRIKAGMAEAGNRLAELNLDEADHCLRMGETIKAEEHLKLSLELAEDVTIREKTEKKLSLVRTSSDKPVHHKTLSSCGSCATSTCHSDETTDSYAEALHDEDRFELLIQPLPGDLPERYSNLGKEFANGYLAANAGNDDQARKIYERLLKEGENDIVLYELAILQHRQGDGAGCESLLRRAMGCNDANPLCHLGLVQLLVETRRFTEAIGLLERMVERQILPEQALLFQGDIYQELGDSTTALDRYAQLLPGPYQRDAAERIVPLLESVGRPEEAAYIAKQYLKGCC encoded by the coding sequence ATGTTTCTGAAAAAATTCTTCAGGAAAGACGCTGCTTCATGCGTGGAAAAAGGCGAAAAACTTCTTGCGGCGGGGCGCTATGCCGAAGCCCGCTCGATCTTCGAAGATGCACGGCAATGTATCGAAACCGATTCCCCGGGAAGTGTCGGCATGGCGACCCGCATTAAGGCCGGCATGGCAGAAGCAGGCAACCGGCTTGCCGAACTGAACCTTGATGAGGCAGATCACTGTCTGCGGATGGGAGAGACAATTAAGGCCGAAGAACACCTCAAATTGTCGCTTGAGCTGGCAGAAGACGTAACTATCCGGGAAAAGACGGAAAAAAAACTGTCCTTGGTGAGAACATCCTCAGATAAACCAGTCCACCACAAGACACTTTCCTCGTGCGGTAGTTGTGCCACATCGACGTGCCATTCCGACGAGACTACAGATAGTTACGCAGAAGCACTCCATGACGAAGACCGATTCGAATTACTAATCCAACCACTACCTGGTGATTTACCAGAACGATATTCAAATTTGGGAAAGGAATTTGCAAACGGTTATTTGGCTGCGAATGCGGGAAATGACGACCAAGCCCGTAAAATCTATGAAAGATTGCTGAAAGAAGGCGAGAACGACATCGTCCTTTATGAATTGGCAATCCTTCAGCATCGTCAAGGGGATGGAGCGGGATGCGAGTCTCTGCTTCGTCGCGCCATGGGGTGCAACGATGCCAACCCCCTTTGCCACTTGGGTCTGGTTCAGTTGCTGGTTGAGACGCGGCGTTTTACTGAAGCGATCGGGCTGCTCGAGCGGATGGTAGAACGGCAGATTCTTCCCGAGCAGGCACTCCTTTTTCAAGGCGACATTTATCAGGAACTCGGTGATTCAACCACCGCCCTGGATCGGTATGCGCAACTACTGCCAGGACCATATCAGCGGGATGCTGCAGAGCGGATAGTCCCGCTTCTCGAATCCGTGGGCCGCCCTGAAGAAGCAGCGTACATCGCCAAACAATATCTAAAAGGGTGCTGTTGA
- a CDS encoding OmpA family protein codes for MTVYRKFRFPDVTFDFDQWSLSEEGRKSLAEVAELIRNDKKWVYLRVDGHTDNIGSSSYNMDLSLKRAISVASYLIAREGIDPSRVFIKGLGKSKPLADNATAEGRKLNRRCEILFLVPRTD; via the coding sequence ATGACCGTCTACCGCAAGTTCCGTTTTCCGGACGTTACCTTTGATTTTGACCAATGGAGCTTGTCGGAAGAGGGGCGGAAATCGTTGGCAGAGGTGGCAGAGTTGATCCGCAACGACAAGAAGTGGGTCTATCTGCGGGTTGACGGACATACCGACAATATCGGTTCATCGAGCTACAACATGGATCTATCCCTCAAGCGGGCAATATCCGTTGCCAGCTATCTTATTGCCCGGGAAGGTATCGATCCGAGTCGGGTTTTCATCAAGGGGCTGGGTAAATCAAAGCCGCTTGCCGACAACGCCACAGCCGAGGGGAGAAAGCTCAACCGTCGCTGTGAAATTCTCTTTCTAGTGCCGAGGACAGACTGA